One Solanum lycopersicum chromosome 4, SLM_r2.1 DNA window includes the following coding sequences:
- the LOC101251469 gene encoding transcription factor bHLH74 gives MGTKENGSFNCPSTGMNRADSMPNVDPFSGSGWDPLLSLNQKGGFKGSSVVGHNEFVNLPYQSSQFVHYPSDSNLAEMVPKIPAFGNESYSELVNTFPLQEQLRGANCYANYVKNRGISTEGECQISGEGAVEVSPNGKRKISENHSLSNANKNVEGELQKAPSRDSSDCSKEQDGGKRHKTDQNVSSNLRNKQAGKQVKDDSDGGEPPKDNYVHVRAKRGQATNSHSLAERVRRERISERMRLLQELVPGCNKITGKAVMLDEIINYVQSLQQQVEFLSMKLATVNPELNFDIDRILSKEMLHQQTSNAALLGLGPGLSSSLPFPGISHGSFAGIPATTPPFHPLPQNVWDNELQSLLQMGFDSTSSMNNMGPNGRSKLDL, from the exons ATGGGTACTAAGGAAAATGGTTCTTTCAATTGCCCTTCTACTGGGATGAATAGAGCAGATTCAATGCCTAATGTTGACCCTTTTAGTGGTTCTGGTTGGGATCCACTTCTTTCACTGAATCAGAAGGGGGGATTTAAAGGATCTTCAGTTGTTGGTCACAATGAGTTTGTCAATTTGCCCTATCAATCATCTCAGTTTGTTCACTATCCATCTGATTCAAATCTAGCTGAAATGGTCCCAAAGATTCCAGCTTTTGGAAATGAAAGTTACTCAGAATTGGTCAATACTTTTCCTTTACAAGAACAGCTTAGAGGGGCAAATTGTTATGCTAACTATGTTAAGAACAGAGGGATTTCCACTGAAGGAGAGTGCCAAATTTCTGGTGAAGGTGCTGTGGAGGTTTCACCTAATGGGAAGAGGAAAATATCAGAAAACCATTCTTTATCCAATGCCAACAAG AATGTTGAAGGAGAGCTGCAGAAGGCTCCATCAAGAGATAGTTCAGACTGTTCAAAAGAACAAGATGGTGGAAAAAGACACAAAACAGACCAAAACGTTAGCTCTAACTTAAGGAACAAGCAAGCAGGGAAACAAGTTAAGGATGACTCTGATGGTGGAGAACCTCCTAAGGATAATTATGTTCACGTTAGGGCTAAAAGAGGGCAAGCCACAAACAGCCACAGCCTTGCAGAAAGG GTGAGGAGAGAAAGGATCAGTGAGAGGATGAGATTGCTTCAAGAATTAGTTCCGGGCTGCAATAAG ATAACTGGAAAAGCTGTGATGCTTGATGAGATTATCAACTACGTGCAATCGCTGCAACAGCAAGTTGAG TTCCTGTCAATGAAACTTGCTACTGTAAATCCGGAACTGAACTTCGATATTGATCGTATTTTATCAAAAGAG ATGCTCCATCAGCAAACTAGCAATGCAGCTCTTCTTGGTCTTGGTCCAGGGCTAAGTTCCTCTCTTCCTTTTCCTGGAATTTCTCATGGAAGTTTTGCTGGTATCCCCGCAACGACACCACCCTTCCATCCCTTGCCTCAG AATGTATGGGACAATGAGCTTCAAAGCCTTCTTCAAATGGGATTTGATTCAACTTCATCTATGAACAATATGGGACCAAATG GACGGTCAAAGTTGGATCTGTAG